In the genome of Hyphobacterium sp. CCMP332, one region contains:
- a CDS encoding helix-turn-helix transcriptional regulator, with the protein MEISTIIIVLILGIGAFQGIVFGIILLRNNGQKKVSNQILAGILFLLSYRLTIQILRLFGLGYYDTWYYFMLDISWLTPALLYFYVKAQVFPGFKIRKKDRIHFLPVIIQIIISEFVRFQNFYWDGTRESLSWLGYWGYVVWMNNSTIYIIASILIIYYASKAQKLLNTIPPNVKFEKDHKKWLKRIVFSFKIYFSIVFVILLLDLIFYRITTEDSYFYFIRFYYYPFFIGLSGLTYWVGLEGFRRRNEIGATIKEMISDDDRKRLIEIDQILEKTMEEDKLYKNPNLSLNTTAEKLKVKPYLLSKSLSEIKKQKFNDYINKIRVDEVRRLISQPENQHYTLLALAMEAGFNSKSSFNRAVKKHLGISPNEIKNLD; encoded by the coding sequence ATGGAGATTTCTACAATAATTATAGTCTTGATTTTAGGCATTGGGGCATTCCAGGGTATAGTATTTGGTATAATTCTATTGAGAAATAATGGACAAAAAAAGGTATCGAATCAAATTCTAGCCGGAATACTTTTTTTGCTTTCTTATCGACTGACAATTCAAATTTTGCGTCTTTTTGGATTGGGCTATTACGATACCTGGTATTATTTTATGTTGGATATCAGTTGGTTGACACCAGCACTTCTCTATTTTTATGTGAAAGCTCAAGTCTTTCCCGGCTTTAAAATCAGAAAGAAGGACAGAATTCATTTTTTACCTGTAATCATCCAAATTATTATAAGCGAATTTGTTCGTTTTCAGAATTTCTATTGGGATGGCACACGAGAAAGTTTGAGTTGGTTAGGTTATTGGGGGTATGTAGTCTGGATGAACAATTCAACTATTTACATTATTGCCAGTATTTTAATTATATACTATGCAAGCAAGGCTCAAAAATTATTAAACACAATTCCGCCAAATGTAAAATTTGAAAAAGATCACAAAAAATGGCTAAAGAGAATCGTATTTTCCTTTAAAATCTACTTTTCAATAGTCTTTGTCATCTTACTCTTAGATCTCATTTTTTACCGCATAACCACAGAAGACTCGTATTTTTATTTTATTAGATTTTACTATTATCCATTTTTCATAGGATTATCCGGTCTGACCTATTGGGTTGGATTGGAAGGATTTCGAAGACGCAATGAAATAGGTGCAACGATTAAAGAAATGATTTCTGATGATGATAGAAAAAGGCTTATTGAAATAGATCAAATCCTGGAAAAGACCATGGAAGAAGATAAGTTGTACAAGAACCCGAATCTTTCTCTTAACACAACAGCCGAAAAATTGAAGGTTAAGCCTTATTTGCTTTCGAAGAGCCTTAGTGAAATAAAAAAGCAAAAATTTAACGATTATATTAATAAAATTAGAGTGGATGAAGTAAGACGCCTGATCTCTCAACCCGAGAATCAGCATTACACTTTATTAGCGCTAGCCATGGAAGCTGGATTTAATTCCAAATCTTCTTTCAACAGGGCAGTCAAGAAACATTTAGGCATTTCACCGAATGAAATTAAGAATCTTGACTAA
- a CDS encoding VOC family protein: MKNAISWFEIPVADFERGKKFYETVLDAKMQDFDIGSPEHKMAFFPSEIEADAVGGAIMSGPGYEPSEKGALVYLNAGEDLTDALSRVEKAGGKIYMPKTAIGEGEHGYMALFQDSEGNRVAFHSNK, translated from the coding sequence ATGAAAAATGCAATTAGTTGGTTTGAAATTCCGGTCGCCGATTTCGAAAGAGGTAAAAAATTTTATGAAACGGTCCTGGACGCAAAAATGCAGGATTTTGATATAGGAAGCCCTGAGCATAAAATGGCTTTTTTCCCATCTGAAATAGAAGCGGATGCCGTTGGCGGAGCCATTATGTCCGGCCCGGGATATGAACCTTCTGAAAAAGGTGCCTTGGTTTACCTGAACGCAGGAGAAGATCTTACTGATGCTTTGTCCAGAGTTGAAAAAGCCGGTGGGAAAATCTATATGCCCAAAACAGCCATAGGGGAAGGAGAACATGGTTATATGGCCCTTTTTCAGGATTCGGAAGGTAACAGAGTAGCCTTTCATTCCAATAAATAA
- a CDS encoding ATP-binding cassette domain-containing protein, which yields MLNASNISLRFGKRVLFEDVNLKFTTGNCYGVIGANGAGKSTFLKILSKELDPTTGSISKDPNARMSILRQDHNAFKNETALDTVMMGNEDLWKVKQEKDAIYLKEDFSDADGEKAAHLEAQFAEMDGWNAEADAAELLSKLGISEDLHYTILDELTGNQKVRVLLAQALFGNPDILLLDEPTNDLDVETVIWLEDFLADFKNTVIVVSHDRHFLDNVCTHMVDIDFSKIQMFTGNYTFWYESSQLALRQQQQQNKKAEEKKKELEDFIRRFSANVAKSKQATSRKKMIEKLDISDIKPSTRKYPYIGFQQEREVGDQILQVENLGKKLDGRYLFSNLNFTFDQGDKIALISRDSLAITTFYKILSKEEKSDEGAFKFGQTVTKAYLPNDNSKYFENNLNLVDWLRQYSVNQDETFIRSFLGRMLFAKEEALKKSSVLSGGEKVRCMISRMMLQGANFLMLDEPTNHLDLESIQAFNQGLRDFKGQVIFTSRDHQFTQTVANRIIEIGPNGMVDKKIDFDSYIRDEELRERREALYASEVNA from the coding sequence ATGTTAAACGCTTCAAATATTTCTCTAAGATTCGGTAAACGAGTCCTTTTTGAGGATGTAAACCTCAAGTTCACCACCGGCAATTGCTATGGTGTAATCGGCGCAAATGGTGCCGGAAAATCTACATTCCTAAAAATCCTTTCAAAAGAACTCGATCCAACCACCGGAAGTATCTCAAAAGATCCGAATGCGCGAATGTCCATTCTCAGACAGGATCACAATGCATTCAAAAATGAAACGGCTCTGGATACTGTCATGATGGGTAACGAGGATCTCTGGAAGGTCAAGCAGGAAAAAGATGCCATTTATCTGAAAGAAGATTTTTCTGATGCTGACGGTGAAAAAGCCGCGCATTTGGAAGCACAATTTGCAGAAATGGATGGCTGGAATGCCGAAGCGGATGCAGCTGAATTATTGAGTAAACTCGGAATTTCTGAAGACTTGCATTACACGATTCTCGATGAGTTGACAGGAAATCAAAAGGTGCGGGTGCTTTTGGCACAGGCGCTTTTTGGCAACCCAGACATCTTATTACTCGATGAGCCTACCAATGACCTTGACGTTGAAACAGTCATCTGGTTGGAAGACTTCTTGGCTGATTTTAAAAATACTGTGATTGTTGTTTCTCACGACCGTCATTTCCTCGATAATGTATGTACACATATGGTCGATATTGACTTTAGCAAAATACAGATGTTTACAGGTAATTATACCTTTTGGTATGAGTCAAGTCAGCTGGCGCTGAGACAACAACAACAACAAAATAAAAAGGCCGAGGAAAAGAAAAAAGAACTCGAGGATTTTATCCGTCGATTCAGCGCCAACGTAGCGAAATCCAAACAAGCTACCAGTAGAAAGAAAATGATAGAAAAGCTGGACATTTCCGATATAAAACCCTCCACCAGAAAATACCCATATATCGGTTTTCAGCAAGAGCGCGAAGTCGGGGATCAGATATTACAGGTAGAAAATCTTGGAAAAAAACTCGATGGAAGGTATTTGTTTTCAAATTTGAATTTCACCTTTGATCAGGGTGACAAAATCGCTCTAATTTCAAGGGATTCACTGGCCATAACCACTTTTTACAAGATTTTATCCAAAGAGGAAAAAAGCGATGAAGGTGCTTTTAAATTTGGTCAAACCGTTACAAAGGCCTATTTACCCAATGATAACAGCAAGTATTTTGAAAACAATCTCAATCTGGTAGATTGGTTACGTCAGTATTCTGTAAATCAGGATGAGACATTTATCCGAAGTTTTTTAGGAAGAATGCTCTTTGCAAAAGAAGAAGCATTGAAAAAATCATCGGTGCTATCCGGAGGAGAAAAAGTGCGTTGCATGATATCAAGAATGATGCTTCAAGGCGCCAATTTCCTCATGTTGGATGAGCCGACCAACCACCTTGATTTGGAAAGTATCCAGGCTTTCAATCAGGGATTGAGGGATTTTAAAGGACAGGTGATATTCACTTCAAGAGACCATCAATTCACGCAAACAGTAGCCAATAGAATTATCGAAATAGGGCCAAATGGAATGGTCGATAAAAAGATCGATTTCGATTCTTACATCCGCGATGAAGAATTGAGAGAAAGACGGGAAGCCCTGTACGCTTCAGAGGTCAATGCCTGA
- a CDS encoding NAD(P)/FAD-dependent oxidoreductase: protein MNNVDFDIIVIGGGAAGFFAAIHAADNGHSVCILEKTQKLLSKVKVSGGGRCNVMHDLDYPSQLVNYYPRGGKNLKKSFEIFGPKETRDWFEKRGLKLKTEEDGRVFPITDDSQTVIDLLLNEAQNRNVEIRKGVEIINIKKDSQLFVLDSKTGEKYFAKKVIISSGGNNKSSAYDWIRKLDINIAKPIPSLFTFNVPQSDMKDLMGLSVKKGSVQVPGTKWKMEGAILITHWGFSAPAVIKLSAWAAIDFFKKNYHFPILINWTPYGEEEIRLKLAEFRDNHPKKAVQANPLFGLPSRLWIRLCENAEINSKQHYADLPKKVFNRFIEMIIRSSFDVKGKTTFKEEFVTCGGVELSEVDLKSYESKKIPGLYFAGEVLNVDGITGGFNFQHAWTSGYLAGKSASISIDK, encoded by the coding sequence TTGAACAATGTTGATTTCGACATTATTGTAATAGGCGGCGGTGCCGCCGGATTTTTTGCCGCAATTCATGCTGCCGATAATGGCCATAGTGTATGCATCCTTGAAAAAACACAAAAGCTTTTATCCAAAGTAAAGGTAAGCGGAGGAGGCCGATGCAATGTCATGCACGATTTGGACTATCCATCTCAATTGGTCAATTATTATCCCAGGGGCGGTAAAAATCTAAAAAAGTCATTTGAAATATTCGGTCCCAAAGAAACGCGTGATTGGTTTGAGAAAAGAGGTCTGAAGTTGAAAACTGAAGAAGACGGCAGAGTATTTCCAATTACAGATGATTCTCAAACGGTTATTGACTTACTTCTAAATGAAGCTCAAAATAGGAATGTAGAAATCCGAAAAGGCGTAGAAATTATTAACATTAAAAAGGATAGCCAACTTTTTGTGCTCGATTCCAAAACCGGAGAAAAATATTTCGCTAAAAAAGTCATCATCTCAAGTGGCGGAAATAATAAATCATCTGCCTACGATTGGATCAGAAAACTGGATATTAACATTGCAAAACCCATTCCTTCGCTGTTTACATTTAATGTCCCACAGTCCGACATGAAAGATCTTATGGGCTTATCGGTTAAAAAGGGATCTGTGCAGGTGCCGGGCACAAAATGGAAAATGGAAGGTGCCATATTAATTACGCACTGGGGCTTTAGCGCACCGGCTGTCATCAAATTATCGGCCTGGGCAGCCATTGATTTTTTTAAGAAAAATTACCATTTTCCAATATTGATCAATTGGACGCCTTACGGTGAGGAGGAGATAAGATTAAAGCTCGCCGAATTCAGAGACAATCATCCTAAAAAAGCTGTACAGGCTAATCCTCTTTTTGGCTTGCCTTCAAGACTTTGGATCAGGCTTTGTGAGAATGCAGAAATAAATTCGAAGCAACATTATGCAGACCTCCCCAAAAAAGTATTCAATCGTTTTATCGAAATGATCATTCGATCTTCTTTTGATGTCAAAGGCAAAACTACATTTAAAGAGGAATTTGTGACCTGTGGTGGTGTAGAACTCTCGGAAGTGGATTTAAAAAGTTATGAATCCAAAAAAATACCGGGGCTTTATTTTGCAGGAGAAGTATTAAATGTGGATGGTATTACCGGAGGATTTAATTTCCAGCATGCATGGACAAGTGGCTATCTCGCCGGAAAATCTGCTTCGATTAGTATCGATAAATAA
- a CDS encoding DUF2281 domain-containing protein → MTRETLIKKAIDNISKLPDQKLREVSDFAEFLLNRIENQIVTEGIQKLVSNSNAFKFLKDEEDLYSEKDLKEKYK, encoded by the coding sequence ATGACTAGAGAGACTTTAATAAAGAAGGCCATTGATAATATATCAAAGTTACCTGACCAAAAATTAAGGGAGGTTTCTGACTTTGCCGAATTTCTTTTAAATAGAATTGAAAATCAAATAGTTACAGAAGGTATTCAAAAACTAGTTTCTAACTCGAATGCATTCAAATTTCTGAAAGACGAAGAAGACCTTTATTCAGAAAAAGATCTAAAAGAGAAGTATAAATGA
- a CDS encoding alpha/beta fold hydrolase, translating into MKRPLIILHGALGAKSQFEKLAKKLESDFDVRLLNFEGHGGRTSERDFSIDNFSQNLSDYLKEEKLKSVLVFGYSMGGYVAINTALNYPGFIQKIITLGTKFDWNPDSAKQEIKMLDPEKIKEKVPQFAESLKKRHTPGKWEDVLNKTAPMMLKLGDGEALNFNHFELLDIPVKIMVGEMDKMVSIEESKNVAKWIPGAEFEILKNCKHPIEQCDLELLTQKISDFL; encoded by the coding sequence ATGAAAAGACCGCTGATTATCCTGCATGGAGCTTTAGGAGCAAAATCTCAATTTGAAAAACTGGCCAAAAAACTTGAATCCGATTTTGATGTTCGCCTCTTAAATTTTGAAGGGCACGGCGGCAGAACATCGGAGCGAGACTTTTCCATCGATAATTTTTCTCAAAACCTGAGTGATTATTTAAAGGAGGAAAAACTCAAAAGTGTGCTTGTATTTGGATATAGCATGGGAGGCTATGTAGCCATTAATACTGCTCTAAATTATCCCGGATTTATACAAAAAATTATTACCCTTGGAACCAAATTTGACTGGAATCCCGATTCTGCAAAACAGGAAATTAAAATGCTTGATCCTGAAAAGATCAAAGAAAAAGTGCCTCAATTTGCCGAAAGTTTGAAAAAAAGACATACTCCGGGAAAATGGGAGGATGTTCTGAATAAAACGGCCCCTATGATGCTCAAACTCGGTGATGGCGAAGCATTGAATTTTAATCATTTTGAATTGCTTGACATTCCGGTTAAAATAATGGTAGGCGAAATGGACAAAATGGTTTCAATTGAAGAATCGAAAAATGTAGCCAAATGGATTCCGGGAGCGGAATTCGAGATACTTAAAAACTGCAAACATCCTATTGAACAATGCGATCTAGAGCTACTCACTCAGAAAATTTCAGATTTCCTATAA
- a CDS encoding proline iminopeptidase-family hydrolase translates to MKMQVSIISILILIASFTYCNNPHVLNEEENYIITDNGKIWFRIIGSGSETPILALHGGPGGKSRYFYPLSPISEERPLILFDQLGSGKSDHHQDTSLLQIDNFISQVKLVKDEIGLENFYLLGQSWGSALALEYYLKHPEGIKGLIFSGPYFSTELWEKDADILISSLSDSIQGIISEAEMSENFDTPEYRFADSVYWSKFGRRNPWPLHPLDDGKAESNKFIYKYMWGPSEFTALGTLKNYDNHQNLSRIKIPTLFIAGEFDEARSSTVRYFQSLVPGSEMAIIKNAGHSSMTDNPKQYLKELSPFISKIE, encoded by the coding sequence ATGAAAATGCAAGTATCAATAATATCGATTTTAATATTGATTGCATCATTTACGTATTGTAATAATCCACATGTCCTAAATGAAGAGGAAAACTACATAATTACAGATAATGGTAAAATCTGGTTCCGAATTATTGGTAGTGGTTCTGAAACACCCATTCTCGCATTACACGGTGGCCCGGGAGGGAAAAGTAGGTATTTCTATCCTCTTTCTCCGATTTCAGAAGAACGGCCTTTGATCTTGTTTGATCAATTGGGAAGCGGAAAATCAGATCATCATCAGGATACTTCATTGTTGCAAATAGATAATTTCATAAGCCAGGTCAAATTAGTAAAAGATGAAATTGGGCTGGAGAATTTTTATTTGCTCGGCCAGTCATGGGGCTCCGCATTGGCGCTCGAATATTACCTTAAACATCCCGAAGGAATCAAAGGATTAATATTTAGCGGGCCATATTTTAGTACCGAACTCTGGGAAAAAGATGCGGATATTCTAATCAGCAGCTTGAGTGACTCTATACAGGGAATAATCAGCGAGGCCGAAATGAGTGAAAATTTTGATACCCCGGAATACAGATTCGCAGACAGTGTTTACTGGTCTAAATTTGGCAGAAGAAATCCCTGGCCACTGCATCCCCTGGACGACGGGAAAGCTGAATCCAACAAATTTATTTATAAATACATGTGGGGGCCCAGCGAATTCACGGCTCTTGGAACGCTAAAAAACTACGATAATCATCAAAATCTTTCCAGGATTAAGATACCAACACTTTTTATAGCAGGAGAATTTGATGAAGCAAGAAGTTCAACCGTTCGATATTTTCAATCGCTGGTACCCGGTTCGGAAATGGCAATCATTAAAAACGCCGGTCATTCAAGCATG
- a CDS encoding alpha/beta fold hydrolase: protein MNIQLLLLFLVFSEIAVSQVKTRETRSSFVRDAKSLHKVKEGQKYEFGYLRVPENRSNPDSKLIELPVYIFKSRSSNPKKDPIIYLVGGPGSSIMSAVPYMNYYRYLDDRDFILFEQRGTQYAKPNLACPDLGKAFNQAELLRLMHKENFDIVENAVAKCRQNLIKKDIDLNGYNSLETAADIQALRKHLGIEEYNLLTISYGTKIAQIIMRDYPEGLRSVVMDSPLPLEANYDLSSAENIKIVYDKLFNDCRSDSLCNLNYPRLEERFYDFINYCNETPIELNIKVRAKGKAQKYFVQGADLFYFIADLNTSQILKAPLIINQILEGNYEVIEAQIISLAQGRPLGHGLGMRLSVWCSEETSFIGAEDEKQASRTFPFLQGESTLLYSRELCKIWNVNEASNKENESIKSNIPALLISGEYDTFTPYKWANAMLSNLENAHHIIFKGWQHSPTTYWSNPCGMESANEFFNNPEKLPKPECFSNIKRPDFIIE from the coding sequence ATGAATATCCAGTTACTCCTATTATTTCTTGTCTTTTCAGAAATAGCAGTTTCTCAAGTAAAAACCAGAGAAACAAGATCTTCATTTGTCAGAGATGCAAAATCACTTCACAAGGTAAAAGAAGGTCAAAAGTATGAATTTGGTTATTTAAGGGTGCCTGAGAATCGCTCAAATCCAGATTCCAAATTGATTGAACTACCTGTTTACATTTTTAAAAGCCGCTCTTCTAATCCAAAAAAGGATCCCATAATTTACTTGGTTGGGGGGCCGGGTTCTTCGATAATGAGCGCCGTTCCGTACATGAATTACTATAGATACCTAGACGATCGTGATTTTATTCTCTTTGAACAAAGAGGGACTCAGTATGCAAAACCAAATTTGGCTTGTCCGGATCTGGGAAAAGCATTTAACCAGGCGGAATTATTAAGACTAATGCATAAAGAAAATTTTGACATTGTAGAAAATGCCGTGGCAAAATGCAGGCAAAATCTAATCAAAAAAGATATTGATTTGAACGGGTATAATAGTCTTGAAACAGCAGCTGATATACAGGCTCTTAGAAAGCATTTGGGAATTGAAGAATACAATCTTCTTACAATTTCTTACGGGACGAAAATCGCACAAATTATAATGCGTGATTATCCGGAGGGATTGCGAAGCGTTGTCATGGATTCTCCACTGCCATTAGAAGCAAATTATGATTTATCAAGCGCTGAAAATATAAAAATTGTATACGATAAGCTTTTTAATGATTGTCGTTCTGATTCATTGTGCAATTTAAATTATCCCAGGCTGGAAGAAAGATTTTATGACTTTATCAATTATTGTAACGAAACTCCCATTGAACTCAATATTAAAGTGCGCGCAAAAGGTAAAGCGCAAAAATATTTTGTTCAAGGCGCTGATCTTTTCTATTTCATTGCAGATTTGAATACCTCTCAAATTTTAAAAGCACCTTTAATTATCAATCAAATTTTAGAGGGAAACTATGAAGTTATTGAGGCACAAATTATTTCCTTAGCTCAGGGTAGACCTCTAGGACATGGTTTGGGAATGCGCTTATCGGTATGGTGTTCAGAAGAAACTTCATTCATTGGTGCTGAAGATGAAAAACAGGCAAGCAGGACTTTTCCTTTTCTTCAAGGCGAGTCAACTCTATTGTACAGCAGGGAGCTTTGTAAAATTTGGAATGTTAATGAAGCCAGTAATAAGGAAAATGAATCCATAAAAAGTAATATACCAGCTTTGTTGATTAGCGGTGAGTACGATACGTTTACCCCCTATAAGTGGGCGAATGCCATGTTGAGTAATTTGGAAAATGCACATCATATTATTTTTAAAGGTTGGCAGCATAGTCCAACTACTTATTGGAGCAATCCCTGTGGCATGGAATCAGCCAATGAATTTTTTAACAATCCTGAGAAATTACCTAAACCTGAATGTTTTAGTAATATAAAAAGACCTGACTTTATAATTGAGTGA